The Oceanicaulis sp. nucleotide sequence GCACAGGCGCTGTCGCACCAGGCGGGCCTGCCGGGAATCCCCTTCGAGATGGAAGCCTCTGACTGGTTCGACCGGGAACTCATGGAAGACCGGCTGGCTTCGATGGCGCCGCTCTGGGCGCCCGGCGAAGGGTCTGGCTACCACCCCATCACCTATGGCGTGATCGCCGATGCAGTCGTGCGCCGGGCCCATCCCGACGGCCTGACCGTGGGCGGGATTTTGCGCGAGGAGATCTGCGGGCCGCGGGGGATCGATTTTCATATCGGGGTGGCCGACGAGGATCAGCCTCGCGCCGCAGAGCACGTTCTGCCGCCGCGCGCGCCGAACCTCGGTAAGATGAGCGAAATCAAGGAGATCGCTTTCCTCAAGCCCTGGTCCTCCCCCGGACGGCGCGGCGCTGCGGCCTGGCGTTCGGCGGAGCTTCCGGCCGCGAACGGGCACGGTACGGCGCTGGCGATCGCCCGGCTGATGGGGGTGTTCGCCACCGGCGGAAAGCTCGGCGGCGAAGCGTTCATCTCGCCTGAAACCGTCTCTAAATCGCTGAAATCCCGGGCGTCGGGCGAGGACCGGGTGCTGCCCTTCGATCTCAGCTTCGCCGCGGGGCCGATGATCAACAGAGACAGCGGCGCGTTCGGGCCCGAACCCGAGGCGGTCGGTCATTACGGCTTCGGCGGTTCGTGCGGTTTCGCCGACCCGGTGCGGGGGCTTTCGGGCGCCTATGTGATGAACCGGCAGATGGACGTTCTGGTCGGCGACGAGCGGGCCAAGGCCCTGATCGAAGCGGCGTACGGCTGTCTTTAGACCATGAGTGAAACCGTCGACGACGTGGTGATCGGCGCCGGGGCGGCGGGGTTGTTCTACGCCGGTCTCGCAGGCGCGCGGGGCCGCCGCGTGCTCGTGCTCGACCATGCGAGAAAGCCCGCCGAGAAGGTGCGGATTTCCGGCGGCGGGCGGTGCAATTTCACCAATGTCGAGACCGAGGCCTCGCGCTTCATCTCGAACAATCCCCATTTCGCGAAGTCCGCGCTAAAGCGTTACACACCTTGGGATTTCTGCGATCTGATGACCCGTCATGGGCTGAGCTGGCACGAAAAGACGCTGGGCCAGCTGTTCTGCGACCAGCGCTCTGGCGCGATCATCGACATCCTGCTGGCCGAGATGACCGCCGGAGGCGGAACGCTGCGGCTGGAAACCCAGGTGGGCGCGGTCGAGCCTGAAGGCGAGGGCTGGCGCGTTCAGACCTCCGTCGGAGTCATCATCTGCGAGCGCGTGATCATCGCCACGGGCGGGCTCTCCATCCCCAAGATGGGCGCGACCGGTTTCGCCTATGATCTCGCCCGGCGGTTCGGCCACGAGATCGTCGAGCCGGCGCCCGCGCTGGTCCCCTTCACCTTCGAGGGCGCCCTGAAAGAGGCGTTCGCCGGCGTCTCCGGTCTCGCCGCCCCGGTCCGGGCGAGCGCGGGCGGAGCGTCCTTCGATGAAGCCATGCTGTTCACCCATCGCGGCCTGTCCGGGCCGGCCATGCTGCAGGTCAGCTCGTACTGGAGCCCTGGCGAGGCGGTGGCGATCGACCTGTTCGCGGGCGGCGACGGCGCAGGGGTGCTCCGTACACTGAAGGCTGAGCACCCGATGAAGTCGCTGAGCTCCGCGCTCGAGACCGTGATGCCCCGCCGGCTGGTCGAGCTTCTGACCGAAAGGAAGCTGCTGCCGCAGATCGGCCGGCTCGCCGAAGCCGGCCATGCGGCGCTGGACGAGGCGGCCTCGGCGCTGTCGGCCTGGACGGTGAAACCGGCGGGCACCGAAGGCTGGCGCACGGCGGAAGTCACCCGCGGCGGGATCGACACCGGCGGGCTGAGTTCGAAGACGATGCAGAGCCGTCATGCGCCGGGGCTCTATTTCATCGGCGAGTGCGTCGACGTCACCGGCTGGCTCGGCGGGTATAACTTCCAGTGGGCCTGGGCGAGCGCGCACGCCGCAGCCACCGCCGATTGATCAGCCGGCCTTCCAAACCGGCCCGGTCCGGCTAGTTTGATCGCTGACGCGAGAACGGACCGGCCATGCTTTTGAGGGCGACAGACTTGAGCAAGAGCTTCGGCGCGGGCGAGACCCGGGTCGAGGTGCTGCGCGGCGTGTCGCTTCAGATCGAGGCGGGCGAGACCGTCGCGATCACCGGCGAGTCCGGCTCGGGCAAGAGCACGCTGCTGCATCTGATCGGCCTTCTGGACGCGCCGGACTTTGGGAAGATCGAGATCGGCGGCGAGGACGTCTCCAGGCTGAACGACACCGGCCGGGCGCGGGTCAGGCGCGAGCGGATCGGGCTGGTCTTCCAGCAGTTCAATCTCGTCCCGTCCCTGAGCGTGCGCGCGAACATCGCGCTTCAGGCGAGGCTGTCGGAGCGCTTCGATCCGGGCTGGGCGGACCGTCTCATGGACCGGCTCGGGCTTGATGAGATGGCAGATCGCTTCCCCGAACAGCTTTCGGGCGGCCAGCAGCAGCGCGTCGCCATCGGCCGGGCGCTGGCGGCGAAACCCGATCTCCTGCTCGCCGACGAACCCACAGGCAATCTCGACGAGGCCACCAGCGACAGCGTCACTGATCTCATGATCGAGCTCGCCGCTGAGACCGGCGCGGCGCTGGTCACCGTAACCCACTCGGAGCGTCTCGCCTCGCGCATGGGCCGCAGGCTGCATCTCGCGCGCGGCGTTTTGGCGTGACCGGCCGGGTTCTTCTCACCCTCTTAAGCCACTGGCGGCGCGCGCCGGGCCAGCTCGCGGACCTGCTGGCAGGGCTGGCGCTGGCGACCGGGCTCTGGACGGCGGTGCAGGCGATCAACGCCGAGGCGCGCGCGAGCTATGACGCCGCGAACGCGGCGCTCGGCGGTGCGGTCGAGCGCTGGGAGAGCGGGTCAGGAGCGGTCGGCATCGAAAGCTGGGCGGCGCTCAGGCGCGCAGGCTGGGATGCGAGCCCGATCCTTGAAGGGCGGCTGGAGATCGGCGGGACGGTCTACAGCCTGACCGGGATCGAGCCGCTGACCGCGCCGGCCTCCGGCGGTGCGGGCGCAGGATCGGCCGACGCAGACGCGCTCAGCCTCGATTTTCTTCTGCCGCCGGGCCTCCTGCTCGCCGCGCCCCAGGCGGTGGACGCGATTTCATCCGCATCCGGATTGCCCCCGGTCGAGGCTGCGGCGGGGATCGAGCCGGGCGCGATCCTCACCGATATCGGAACCGCCCAGCGCCTGCTCGGCCGGCCCGGAGAGGCGAGCGCGATCCTGATCGATCCTTCGCGCCAGGGCCTCACGCCGATCGCGGAGATCGCGCCGGAGCTGTCGCGCGCCGAGGGCGGAGGCGGGGAGGCGGCCCGGCTGACGGGCAGCTTTCATCTCAATCTCACCGCCTTCGGCTTCCTGTCCTTCGCAGTGGGCCTGTTCATCGTCTACGCCGCGATCGGGCTCGCCTTCGAACAGCGCCGGGCGAGCCTGCGCACCCTGCGCGCGATCGGCGCGCCGCTCAGCGCGGTGATCGCAGCGCTGCTGCTCGAGGCGGTCGCGCTCTCGTTGCTCGCCGGCGGGGCGGGCGTTGTGTTGGGCGGGCTCGTGGCGAGCGCGCTTCTGCCCGACGTCGCGGCCACCCTGCGCGGGCTTTACGGCGCGGAGGTCGGCGGCGCGCTGTCCATCCGGCCCGGCTGGGTGATCTCGGGGCTCGCGATCGCGGTGACCGGCGCGCTGCTCGCCACGGCCCAATCGGTCAGGCGCGCGGCGCAAACCGGTCTGCTGGCTTCGGCCCGGCCGCGAGCCTGGGCGCGGGCGAGTTCGGCACGGCTCGGCGTCCAGGCGCTCGTCGCGGCGGGCTTCGTGCTCACCGGTTTCGCCGTACCGCAGTTGGCTGACGGCATGATCGCCGGCTTCGCCATGCTCGGCGGGCTTCTGATCGGCGCGGCGCTGGCTCTGCCGCCCGTCGCCGCCGCCGTGCTCGCCGGGCTCGAACGGCTCGCCAGCGGTCCGCGCACGGAATGGTTTCTCGCCGACACCCGCCAGCAGCTGCCTGCTTTGTCGCTCGCGCTGATGGCGCTGATGCTGGCGCTCGCGGCCAATATCGGGGTGGGCACGATGGTGGGCAGCTTCCGGGCGACCTTCACCGGCTGGCTCGACCAGCGCCTGGCCGCCGAAGTCTATGTCACGGCCCGCAGCGAGGATCAGGCCGAACAGATCCGCGACTTTCTGCTCCCGCGCACCGACGCGGTTCTGCCGATCTGGGAGACCCGCGCCACGCTGGCCGGACGGCCCGGCGAGGTCTATGCGGTCGCCGACCATCCAACCTATCGCGACAACTGGCCGCTTCTGACCGCGCGCGAAAACGTCTGGGAGGCCGTCGCGGCTGGCGAGGCGCTTCTGGTCAACGAGCAGTACTGGCGCGGCGAGGGGCTCGATCTCGGTGACGGCGTCGACCTGCCCGGCGGCGCGCTGCCCGTGGCCGGGGTTTATTCCGACTACGGAAACCCCCGCTATCAGGTGCTGATCGCGCCTGATCAGCTCACCGAGCGCTTCGAGGGCGTCTCGCGCACGCGCTGGGCCGTGCGGGTCGATCCTGCGCGCACCGAAGCGCTGATCGCCGCGCTTCAGGCGGAGTTCGACCTGCCGCGCAACGGCGCGGTCGATCAGGCCGCGGTGAAGGCGTTCTCCCTGCGGGTGTTCGAACGCACCTTCACGGTCACGGCCGCGCTCAACGTACTGACGCTTTCAGTGGCCGCCTTCGCCATGTTCGCAAGCCTCGTCACCCTGGCGCAGATGCGCCTGCCGCAGCTCGCCCCGGTCTGGGCGCTGGGGATGACGCGCAAATCGCTCGCCCGGCTGGAGCTTTTACGCGCCGCCGCGCTGGCGGCGCTGACCTTCGCGCTGGCCCTGCCCGCCGGGCTCGCGCTCGCCTGGGCGCTGCTGGCGGTGGTCAATGTCGAGGCCTTCGGCTGGCGGCTGCCGATGTTTTTCTTCCCCGGCGACATGGCGCGGCTCTTCGTGCTGGCGCTGATCGCCGCGCTGCTGGCCGCAGCCCTACCTGCGCGCCGGCTCGCCGCGCGTCCGCCGCGCGATTTCCTCGCCGTCTTCGCACAGGAGCGCTGAGATGCGGATGCTGATCGCTCTCCTCGTCTGGCTCGCCGGCGCGCCGGCGCTGGCGCAGGGTTTCGCCGGGCTGGGGACCGAGGCCGAAGGCTTCGCCGTGCCCCAGCGCGGTTATGAGTTCGACTTTCCCAAAGATCACGGTCCGCATCCGGACTACCGGATCGAGTGGTGGTATCTCACCGCCGTCCTTCAGGGCGAGGACGGGCGGGAGTACGGCGCGCAGTGGACGCTGTTTCGCAGCGCGCTCGCCCCGGAAGACGGCGAGGGGTTCGCGAGCCCGCAGCTCTACATGGGCCATGCCGGGCTCACCACGCCGGAAGCGCATTTTCACGCCGAGCGGCTGGCCCGCGGCGGGGTGGGGCAGGCGGGGGTGGAGACCGGACCTTTTCGCGCCTTCATCGACGAATGGGAGATGGTCTCCACCGCCGAAACCGGCGACGCGCTCGACGATCTCACCGTGTTCGCCCGCGGCCCGGACTTCGCCTACCGGCTCGATCTCATTGCCGAAGGCCCGATCGTCTTTCACGGTGAGGACGGCTACTCGGTGAAATCCGCCGCGGGCCAGGCGAGCTATTATTTCTCCCAGCCCTTCTTCACCGTCGAAGGCGTGATCAGCCTGCCTGGCGGGGAAGAGGTCGACGTCACCGGACAGGCCTGGCTCGATCGGGAGTGGTCCTCACAGCCTTTGTCGGAGGACCAGCGCGGCTGGGACTGGGTGTCGCTTCACTTCGGGGACGGCTCGAAGCTGATGGGCTTTCAGCTCAGGCAGACCGGCGGGACGGTCTACACCTCGGCGAGCTTCATCACGCCCGAGGGCGATCTCACCGCCTATGAGGACGGGGCGCTGGCCCTGACCCCGCTCAGGACCGCCGAGGTCGCCGGGCGCACGGTTCCGGTGACATGGCGCGTCGAACTGCCCGCGCGCGGGATCGACGTGGAGATCGACGCGCTGAACGATCAGAGCTGGATGGCGACGCGGTTTTCCTACTGGGAGGGGCCGGTCTCGATCAGCGGCAGTCATGACGGGCGGGGCTATCTCGAAATGACCGGCTACGAACCGGACGGCGCCGGCGAATAACGGAACCACGCCTGGCGGGTCCGCATTTGCGCGGGGGAGCCGCAGCGGACCGTCTTCATGGAAAGCACCGACCTCATGGCGCTGGCCGCAGCTTTGGTCTTCGCCGGCGTGCATCTGGTCAGCCCGTGGCTGATGTTCCTCGACGTCACCCCGCGCAGCGCCTGGCTGTCGATCTCGGGCGGCGTCGCGACGGCTTATGTCTTTTTGCACCTGCTGCCCGAACTCGCCGGCGCGCAGGCCGATCATCTGGGCGGCGCGGCCGGTCTTCCCGGCGCGCGCGACGTCTGGCTGATGGCGATGGCGGGGCTGTCGCTGTCCTACGCGTTCGAGCGCATGGCGCGGGTCAATCCGACCGGACGCGGCGCGCCCTGGTCGATCTACGGCCTGCATCTGGGGTCTTTCGCGGTCTACAACGCGCTCATCGGCTACGTAATCGACGAGCAGGCGCGCAGAGGCCTCGTGTCCCTCGCGCTCTACACGTTCGCGCTCGGCCTTCATTACGTGGTCAACGACCGGGCCCTGGTGCGCAAGCACGGCGACCGGTATCGGCGTTCAGGCCGCTTCATCCTCGCCGCCGCCCCCATCGCGGGCTGGGCGCTGGGCGCGTTCGTCTTCGTCGAACACCGGTATGTCGCCCTTCTGACCGCGCTTCTGGCCGGCGGGATCATCCTGAACACCGTCAAGGAAGAGCTGCCCAAGGAGCGCGAAAGCAATGTCTGGGCGTTCCTCGGCGGGGTGGCCGCCTATGGCGCGTTGCTACTGGTGGTGTAGGCGGCGGCGGGTTTTCAGAGGACGGCGCTCTACGATCTTCACCCACCCCCGGCCTTCGGCCGGACCCTCCCCGTCAAGGGGAGGGAGTGGCGGTTCAGCTTTACGTTCCGACGTATCAAATTGTGCAGCGTCTTACTCCCTCCCCCTCGTGGGGAGGGTGGGCCGAGGCGAAGCCTCGGGTCGGGTGGGGCGAGCGCCAGGGTTTGCGGGCTCCAGCGCCCTACGATCTTCACCCCACCCCCGCCCTTCGGGCGGACCCTCCCCGTCAAGGGGAGGGAAGGAGGTTTCGTGCTCTCGGGAGCGTGCAAGTCGGTCGCCGACAGAAAATTCCCTCCCCCTCTGCGGGGAGGGTGGGCCGGCGCATAGCGCCGGGTCGGGTGGGGGAGCGCCAGGGTCTGCAAGTTCTCGGCGCTCGACGATCCCGTCCGGGGCCTGCCGGCCCGTTCGCCGCCTTCAATCGATCCCCCGGATCGATTGATGCGCTCCGCGCACCGGCGCTCACCCCCACCCCCGCCCTTCGGGCGGACCCTCCCCATCAAGGGGAGGGAGTTGCGCTGAAGCGCTTCAGCGCTGTTCAAGGCAAGGGCGTGAGGCCCTACAAAAACGCCCCCGCCAGGCGGCGGGGGCGCTCTGGTTCAGGCTCTGGACAGACCTAGAAGCGGTAGCCGAGCGTGACCGTGAACTGGTCGGTGTCGGCTTCCTCGAACGAGTAGTAGGTGTAGTCCAGCCGCGCCTTCCAGCTTTCGGTGAGCTGGACCTCGCCGCCCGCGCCGAAGGCCGGGCCGTCCGCGCTTTCCTCGACATTGAACTCCTGGCCCGCGGCCGAGGCGATCGTGGCGTCGAGATCGACATAGGCGTAGCCCGCCCGGCCGTAGATATCGATGTTCTCGGTGACGGGCAGATCGACCTTGCCGTAGCCGCCGACCAGATAGTTCAGGCCGATATCGCCGGCGACGGCCACCACGTCGGCCAGATCGCCGTCGTTATTGCCGTCGAAATTGAACTCGTCCTCGTCCACGTTGAAGTCGAAATCGCCGTCTTCCAGACCGGTCGACACGTCCGCCTCGATCGAGAACATCTCGGAAAAGGCGTAGCCGCCGCGCAGGACGATCCCGCTGGCGTCCAGCCCGTCCTCGGTGTTTTCCGGCTCGGTGTTGAAATAGGCGTAGCCGCCTTCGAGGTAGAGCCCGGCCTCGTCGTAATCCATCCACTGGGCCTGCGCGCCCGCACCTGCGGCGGCGGTCAGAACCAGGGCGGAGGCGGCGGTCTTGAGCATGTGTGCCATGAGGGGCGTCTTTCCTGTCGCTTCGATCCCCGAACCCCGCTGGCGTATCGAGATGAAGCGCGCTTGCGTTCCCGGCCGCGTGCAGCGATCGCCGCGCCGGCCTCAGCCCCTGTCGCAGCGGTGCAACACCCTCGCCGTGGAACCGCGCGGCCGCGCGCCCTATTCTTCGGATGCATGGAACGCCGCGCGCAATACGAGACCTGGCCCGCCGACCCGGCCGCCCCGCCCTTGCCCGCGGACGCGCCGCTTTATTTCGACGCGTCGATCCGGCCCAACCGGTCGCTGCCGAACCCGGGCTTTTACGTGCTGATGGGCGTGCTGGTGATCGTCAGCTTCTGCGCCGGGATCGCGTTCGTGTCGATCGGCGCCTGGCCGGTGATCGGGTTTTTCGGGCTGGACGTGCTGCTGGTCTGGCTGGCCTTCCGCATGTCCTATCGCGACGGGCGGCGGCTGGAGACCGTGCAGGTCACCGCCGAGGAGATCCGGGTCGCCCGGCGCACGCCCTTCGGACATGTCACCGCCTATCGCGTGCCGCTGGCCTGGACGCGGGTGGAGCTCGCCGGCCGGGGCGAGCCAGACGTGCAGGCGCGGCTGAGCCATAAGGGGCGCAGCCTGATCATCGGCGCGATGCTGAGCCCCAAGGAGCGCGAGTCCCTGGCTGAAGCCGTGCGTGGCGCGATCGAGAAGGCCCGCCGCGGCGCCCCCTTCGAGCCGCCGCAAGAACCGGGTGGCGCGGCGGTCTGAACCCGGCCAGTCTGCGCGCATGACCACGCTCGCACCGCTCCCCGATCCGCTCGACGAAAGCCGCGACTACGACCGCATGGCCGCCGCCATCGCCTGGCTGGGCGAGCACTGGCGCGAACAGCCCGACCTCGCCGAAGCCGCCCGCGCCGCCGGGCTCGGCCCGCATCATTTCCAGCGCGTCTTCACCCGCTGGACCGGGGCGAGCCCCAAGCGGATGATCCAGGCGCTGACCTGGGCGAGCGCGCGGCGCATGCTGGTCGAGGGCGCGAGCGTTCTGGACGCCGCCTACGAGACGGGGCTGAGCTCGCCCTCGCGCCTGCATGACGTCTTCATCGCCGAAGAGGCCGCGAGCCCCGGCGAGGTGAAGTCAGGCGGACAGACGCTGACCTTCCGCACCGGATTCGCGCCCACCCCGTTCGGGATCGGCGTGTTCCTGATCGCTCCGCGCGGGCTCTCCGCGCTCGCCTTCGCCGACCCCGGCGAAGAGGAGGCCGCGCTGGCCGATCTCACCGGACGCTATCCCGAAGCGCGCTTCGTCCGTGACGATGTTGTCGCCAAGGACTGGGCGGCGCGCATCTTCGAGGCCGCGCCGGGCGAGGCTTCGATCCCGCTCGCGCTTTACGGCACGCCTTGGCGGCGGCAGGTCTGGCGCGCGCTTCTGCGCATCCCGGCAGGACGGATCGTCAGCTACCGCACGATCGCCGAGACGGTCTGCACCGCGAAGGCCAGCCGGGCGGTCGGCGCGGCGGTGGGCGCGAACCCGGTGAGCTTCCTCATCCCGTGCCATCGCGTGCTCTCCAGCGACGGCCGGCTGACCGGCTATCACTGGGGGCTGAATCGCAAGCGCGCCATGCTCGCCTACGAGGCGGCGAGGCGTTAGAACAGCGCCCATGTTCTTCGCATCGCTCTACCTGCTCGGCGGGCTCGTCCTCCTGTTCATCGTAACAAGCCTCGCGCGCTGGGCGCTCGCCGTGCGCGCGCTGAAAGGCGATGCGCGCGACGAGTACGCGCTTCGAACCCGCGAGAAGCCCGGCACGGTGAAGGATGTCGGCGAGGACGAATTCGTCCGGCTCTATGTCGACAGCCACCAGCCGCGCTGGGCGCTCTATGCGGCCGGCGGCGCGGCGGCGGCGCTTCTGGTCAGCCCGGTGTCTCTGCTCGTGGTGCCCTGGCTCTACGACGTGGTCTGGCGGGCGGGCGGCGCGCCGGACTGGGGCGGGCGCACCGGTTATGTCTTCATGTTCGTACTGTTCTTCTCACTGTGCTTCATCTGGGCCTCGGTCGCGGCGATCTTCGCCCGGCTGGCGCACGCCAACAGCCCCGAGCCGTTCCACCACGCGCTCGCACGGGCGCGCGGCGAGCCCATCCCCGAAGACACCGGCTGGCGGCCCCGGCCGAAATGGGCGCGCCGGGTGCGTCCCGATCCGCGGACGGGGAGCGAAACCGAAGACGCCGCAGATCGCGCGCCGAACGACTGACGCTTCGGCTGCGTTCAATTCATTCAAACCGTTACGGAGTCTTGCATGGAATTCCTGCACGCCATGGTGCGCGTCACCGACATCGACGCCTCGCTGCGCTTTTTCTGCGAAGGGCTGGGCTTTGAAGAGGTGCGCCGCAGCGAGAACGAGAAGGGCCGGTTCACGCTGATCTTCCTGGCCGCCGCCGACGACCTCAAGCGCGCAGGGTTCGAGCCGCCGCTGACCCGCCCGATCGAAGGGACCCTGCCGGCGGGCCTGCCCATGGTCGAGCTCACCTATAACTGGGATCCCGAAGAGTACGGCTCGGGCCGCAATTTCGGCCATCTGGCCTATCGGGTGGCGGACATCTACGCGCTCTGCGCCCGGCTGCAGGGCATGGGCTACACGATCAACCGCCCGCCGCGCGACGGTCGCATGGCGTTCGTGAAGACCCCCGACGGGATCTCCATCGAGCTTCTGCAGGCCGGCGAGGCGCAAGAGCCCGCCGAGCCCTGGAAGAGCATGGAGAACGAGGGCAGCTGGTAAAAGCAGCGCCGATCGGCTGGCAAATGTCGCGGCGCTTCAACCAGCGGAGCGCCCCCCTGCGACACAGACAAGAAAAAAGGCCGCCCCTTCCGGAGCGGCCTTTCCCTTAAGCGATCGTCATCGCGCCTAGTGCTTGGCGCCGTGCGGTTCGTCGGCGGCGATGGCGCGGAGCATCCAGGCGTTCTGCTCGTGCTGCTGCATCCGGTCGATGAGCATGTCCTCGGTGACCTTGTCGCCGAGCTCCTCGGCGATGTCGCTGGCCGCCTTCATGCGCCGGGCGACGAGCTCGTTGTCATGGGCCAGCGCCTCGACCATCTGCTTGGCGGTCTTCGGGCTGCCGTCGTCCTCCTCGATCGCGGAGATCTCGGCGAACTGGCGGTAGCTGCCGGGGCTGGGCTCGCCCAGCGCGCGGATGCGCTCGGCCAGATCGTCGGCGGCCTCGAACAGGTCCTGGTACTGCTCTTCGGTCAGCTCGTGGATCGACACGAAGAGCGGGCCCGCCACGTTCCAGTGATAGCCCTGGGTCTTGGCGAGCAGCAGATAGGTGTCCGCCGTCGCCGAGGCCAGGCGCGCGGCGAGGCGCTTTCGGGCCTCTTCGCCGGCCACCGAGATGTGCGGGCTTTCTTCGTTGCGAAGGTCGGAATCGAGCGCGTCGCTCATGAAACAATCCTCTTATGGCGTGTCAGGGTCCGGTTCGGGGGCGCGCTGATGCGCTGCGCCGTCAGCCGCCGAACGGGCGGAGCAGGATCGCTGCGGCGGTCACTGCGCCCAGCGAGAGAAATCCGATGATCAGCGACCAGATGAAGACTTTCTCCTGGTCGCCGCGGCGTTCGCCCTGTCGGGCCTCGGTCTTGCGAACCTTCACGGTCATGGCTGACCTCCTTTCGCGTCGCACCGCCGCGCGGGAGCCTCTCGCCGGCTCCGCCTCTCGCGGCGTGTCGGGGTTCGACCTAGGGCCGATCCTTGATGAGACAACCGGCCCGGCGTGGAGCGCGTTCCCGCCCGAAGGGCGAATTTCGACAAAAATCTCCGGAACAAGAAGCGCAGCGGAACCGGCGGGGCGGCGGCGCGGTTGTTTTCATGCCTGAACGCCCGCCTGCGTACAGCCGGTTCGGCTTTGCGCGGCGGCGGCGGCGCGCTATATGCGGTGCGCGTTTCGTTTACACCGAAGAAGGACACCGCTCATGGCCGCCATCATCGCTCTCGGGCTCGCCTTCGGCGTTTTCGCCATCCTCAACCTCATCGACAACAAGCGCCTGGACTAGATCCGTCACGCCGCCCTTTCCCTGACGACGCTGACAGGACGCCCCCATGCCCGAACCGATCCTTCTGCTGATCCTGATCGTGGCGGGCATCGCCGTGTTGCTGTTCGGCGGCGAGGTTCTGGTGCGCGGGGCGACCTCGCTCGCCCGCCGGCTGGGCGTGCCCGCGCTGATCGTGGGTCTGACGATCGTCGCCTTCGGCACCAGTGCGCCGGAGATGGTCGTCAGCGCCGCGGCCGCCATCGAGGGCGCGCCGGGCCTGGCCATCGGAAACATCGTCGGATCGAACATCGCCAACATCCTGCTGGTGCTGGGCCTGCCTGCGATCATCGCGCCGCTGGCCACCAAGGCGCCGGGCGTCAGGCGCAACGCCTTCATCGCGCTGGCGCTTACGGGGTTGTTCATCTGGTTCGGCATGGACGGGGCGCTGGGCCTGAATGAAGGCTGGGCGCTGGCCGGGCTGATCGTGGCGTATGTGGCCTATCTCGCCATCGGCGCGCGCTCGGCCAAGGACGATCCGGTGATCGCCGAGCTGACCGAGGTCGACGACATGGACGGCCTGCCGCAGACCTGGCTGATGACGGGCGTGTACGTCCTTCTGGGCCTTGTCCTGCTGCCCGTCGGCGCGCAGCTCATCGTCACCGGCGGGGCGGGGATCGCGCGCGAGTTCGGCGTGTCCGAGGCGGTGATCGGGCTGACCATCCTGGCCTTCGGCACCTCGCTGCCCGAGCTCGCCACAGCCCTGGTCGCCGCGCTCAAGCGCCAGGCGGAGATGGCGATCGGCAACGTCATCGGCTCGAACATCTTCAACATCTGCGCGGTGGGCGGCATCACGGGCGTGGCCGCGAGCCTCGCCACGGGCGAACCCGCGCCGGTCGAGCAATCCTTCATCGCCTTCGATTTCTGGGTGATGGCCGGCGTCATGATCGCCATCGCGGGGCTGATCTTCGCCGGCCGCAAGGTCTCCCGGCCGGTCGGCGCGGTGTTCGCAGCCGCTTACGTCGCCTACGTGGTCTGGCTGGTCGCCCAGAACGTGCCGGGCGTGCTCTAGCGGTCAGCGCCGCCGCACGTCTCCTTGATGAAGGCGACATACTCCTCGAGCGTCCGCGGCTTGGAGCGGTAGAGACACGCGCCA carries:
- a CDS encoding serine hydrolase domain-containing protein — protein: MTSHAPVLGHVAPGFEPVREAFEDNFASRGEIGAAFALVQDGRTLVDLHGGFADRRKSRAWGADTIAPVFSTGKAITALVVARLVDQGRLDYDAPIAEVWPEFAAESKGAVTLAQALSHQAGLPGIPFEMEASDWFDRELMEDRLASMAPLWAPGEGSGYHPITYGVIADAVVRRAHPDGLTVGGILREEICGPRGIDFHIGVADEDQPRAAEHVLPPRAPNLGKMSEIKEIAFLKPWSSPGRRGAAAWRSAELPAANGHGTALAIARLMGVFATGGKLGGEAFISPETVSKSLKSRASGEDRVLPFDLSFAAGPMINRDSGAFGPEPEAVGHYGFGGSCGFADPVRGLSGAYVMNRQMDVLVGDERAKALIEAAYGCL
- a CDS encoding ABC transporter ATP-binding protein, yielding MLLRATDLSKSFGAGETRVEVLRGVSLQIEAGETVAITGESGSGKSTLLHLIGLLDAPDFGKIEIGGEDVSRLNDTGRARVRRERIGLVFQQFNLVPSLSVRANIALQARLSERFDPGWADRLMDRLGLDEMADRFPEQLSGGQQQRVAIGRALAAKPDLLLADEPTGNLDEATSDSVTDLMIELAAETGAALVTVTHSERLASRMGRRLHLARGVLA
- a CDS encoding NAD(P)/FAD-dependent oxidoreductase → MSETVDDVVIGAGAAGLFYAGLAGARGRRVLVLDHARKPAEKVRISGGGRCNFTNVETEASRFISNNPHFAKSALKRYTPWDFCDLMTRHGLSWHEKTLGQLFCDQRSGAIIDILLAEMTAGGGTLRLETQVGAVEPEGEGWRVQTSVGVIICERVIIATGGLSIPKMGATGFAYDLARRFGHEIVEPAPALVPFTFEGALKEAFAGVSGLAAPVRASAGGASFDEAMLFTHRGLSGPAMLQVSSYWSPGEAVAIDLFAGGDGAGVLRTLKAEHPMKSLSSALETVMPRRLVELLTERKLLPQIGRLAEAGHAALDEAASALSAWTVKPAGTEGWRTAEVTRGGIDTGGLSSKTMQSRHAPGLYFIGECVDVTGWLGGYNFQWAWASAHAAATAD
- a CDS encoding FtsX-like permease family protein, yielding MTGRVLLTLLSHWRRAPGQLADLLAGLALATGLWTAVQAINAEARASYDAANAALGGAVERWESGSGAVGIESWAALRRAGWDASPILEGRLEIGGTVYSLTGIEPLTAPASGGAGAGSADADALSLDFLLPPGLLLAAPQAVDAISSASGLPPVEAAAGIEPGAILTDIGTAQRLLGRPGEASAILIDPSRQGLTPIAEIAPELSRAEGGGGEAARLTGSFHLNLTAFGFLSFAVGLFIVYAAIGLAFEQRRASLRTLRAIGAPLSAVIAALLLEAVALSLLAGGAGVVLGGLVASALLPDVAATLRGLYGAEVGGALSIRPGWVISGLAIAVTGALLATAQSVRRAAQTGLLASARPRAWARASSARLGVQALVAAGFVLTGFAVPQLADGMIAGFAMLGGLLIGAALALPPVAAAVLAGLERLASGPRTEWFLADTRQQLPALSLALMALMLALAANIGVGTMVGSFRATFTGWLDQRLAAEVYVTARSEDQAEQIRDFLLPRTDAVLPIWETRATLAGRPGEVYAVADHPTYRDNWPLLTARENVWEAVAAGEALLVNEQYWRGEGLDLGDGVDLPGGALPVAGVYSDYGNPRYQVLIAPDQLTERFEGVSRTRWAVRVDPARTEALIAALQAEFDLPRNGAVDQAAVKAFSLRVFERTFTVTAALNVLTLSVAAFAMFASLVTLAQMRLPQLAPVWALGMTRKSLARLELLRAAALAALTFALALPAGLALAWALLAVVNVEAFGWRLPMFFFPGDMARLFVLALIAALLAAALPARRLAARPPRDFLAVFAQER
- a CDS encoding lipocalin-like domain-containing protein, which translates into the protein MLIALLVWLAGAPALAQGFAGLGTEAEGFAVPQRGYEFDFPKDHGPHPDYRIEWWYLTAVLQGEDGREYGAQWTLFRSALAPEDGEGFASPQLYMGHAGLTTPEAHFHAERLARGGVGQAGVETGPFRAFIDEWEMVSTAETGDALDDLTVFARGPDFAYRLDLIAEGPIVFHGEDGYSVKSAAGQASYYFSQPFFTVEGVISLPGGEEVDVTGQAWLDREWSSQPLSEDQRGWDWVSLHFGDGSKLMGFQLRQTGGTVYTSASFITPEGDLTAYEDGALALTPLRTAEVAGRTVPVTWRVELPARGIDVEIDALNDQSWMATRFSYWEGPVSISGSHDGRGYLEMTGYEPDGAGE
- a CDS encoding porin family protein, with translation MAHMLKTAASALVLTAAAGAGAQAQWMDYDEAGLYLEGGYAYFNTEPENTEDGLDASGIVLRGGYAFSEMFSIEADVSTGLEDGDFDFNVDEDEFNFDGNNDGDLADVVAVAGDIGLNYLVGGYGKVDLPVTENIDIYGRAGYAYVDLDATIASAAGQEFNVEESADGPAFGAGGEVQLTESWKARLDYTYYSFEEADTDQFTVTLGYRF